ATCCGAAACAGCCAAGGAGCAGATAGCAGAAAAGAAATCGGTTTATTATGCTGCTGGAGACGATGGTCTTCATACCAATGCAGAGGGTTCCATTCATGCCCGGGTCATCGAACAGATCGGAGCGGAAAATGCAGCCAAGGTTGAAAAGGTATCAAGCGGCGGCGGAAGTGAAGTATCCTTTGAACAGCTTCTTCTGTGGCAGCCGGATATTATCATTGCAGATTCTGAGGCCCTGTACCAAACCATAACAACAGATAAGGTCTGGGCAGAATTAAATGCAGTGAAAGAGGGGAAGGTTTATCAGATCCCTTCCGTTCCATATAGCTTTATGAGCAGTCCGCCTTCTGTTAACCGGATGATCGGGATTCTGTGGCTGGGCAATCTTGTATATCCGGAGCAGTATGATGTTGATATAAAACAGGAAGTAAAGGATTTCTACGAACTGTTTTATCATGTAGCTCTTGAGGGTTCACAGTTGGAAAAAATCTTAAAATAAAAAATATATCCCCCGGACGCGGATCTGGCTTTTACGCCAGCTCCACGTCCGGGGGATTATTATAGTCAGGTGAATATTCGCAATGATCAATGGTGCAGCCCCTCTGCCGCCCTGCCTGATCCGGTTAAAATTACTGCTGTTTATTTTTATTTCTATTATAGTTGATCAGACATCCGGCCTTTACGATTTCCCGTTCTTCCGGGGTCATTTCAGCAATGTGCAGTTCTATCTCATGAATCGGATTTCCTTCTTTATTTTTTACCACATAGGCTGGAATATGCTTCATATCCCCGTCAAGGGCAGTGCGGATTCCAGGCACATAGATAAAATCTCCTATTTCAAAATCGGGTTGTTCATCAAGGAGGAAGGGAAGCATTCCCCAGTTCATAACATTGGAACGGTAGCGTTTGGTGGCATACTCTTTTGCAATATTAGCAAGGCCGCCCAATACTCTCTGGCAGCTGGCTGCCTGCTCACGGGCAGAGCCATCCCCTGGCTTTACTGCGTAGACCATGCTTCCGATGGCTGTTTCTTCTGCCTTTAATTCCGGCTGGTTTAAGTAAGTGGTCAGGGCCTTAAATGCAGCTTCCAGTGACTGATCAGCCTCTAAGGGAGAAGTTCCGGCTTTTCTTGCCTGTTCCAGCTCATTTACCTTCTTTGAACGTCCCACATATTCCGGATCGCGGCGGGATAAAGTAAATTCCGCAAGGCCGAGAGGATTGGAACGGTAGGAAGAGGTTTCTCCGGAAGGGATCAGTTCATCCGTGGTAGTGACCGGATCCATGATCTTTGAACATACCCGTAACAGGATGTTTTCCGTCAGGGCACTCATAGCCGGCCAGTCTTTGATGTTTGGCCCGTAAATCAGGGGAACCTCCGGCTGAGCCTTTCCGAATCCCTGGTACACCCGTCTTTCGTAGGAAGATAGATCAAATTCATAGGCAGGAACCTGGTAATCCTCTCCATAGCCTTCTGCGGAGGTGAGATAGCCGCCGTTTGCCGCCGTTGCCGCAATGGAGCGGGCATCCATAAGGGCGACACAGGAAATCTGTCCGCTGCCCGGCTTGGAGCCTTCCCGGTTGGGGAAGTTTCTTGTGGTATGGCGGATGCTTAAGGAATTGTTGGAAGGCGTATCTCCTGCGCCAAAGCATGGGCCGCAGAAGGCCGTCCTGACAGTAGCGCCGGCTGCCATCAGTTCGGAGATCGCTCCTTTTTTCACCAGATCCATATAAACAGGCTGGGAGGAAGGGTATACGGATAAATTGAAGATGTCATTTCCGCAGTCCTTGCCGGTCAGAATATGGGCTGCAGCCATGACGTTGGAGTAGTTGCCTCCGGCGCAGCCTGCGATCACTCCCTGCTGGACCATCAGCTTTCCATCTACGATCTTTTCAGTCAGGGAAAGGCTTGCCTTGGAGCTTCCCACAATGCGTGCTGCTTCCTTTTCCACAGTCCGGAGAATGTCCCCAAGGTTTTCATTTAATTCATCGATCTCATAGGTGTTGCTTGGATGGAAGGGCAGTGCGATCATTGGCCTTATGGTGCTTAGGTCCACATAAACCACCCCGTCGTAGTAGGCCACTTCCCCGGGATTTAACTCCTTGTAAGCCTCCCCCCGTCCATGGAGGTTCAAATAGGACTTTGTATCCTCATCGGTTCTCCAGATAGAGGAAAGGCAGGTAGTTTCCGTTGTCATGACATCCACGCCGTTCCGATAGTCCGTATCCATGGAAGATACCCCGGGCCCTACGAATTCCATGATCTTGTTTTTTACATAGCCACTTTTAAAGACCGCTCCGAT
The nucleotide sequence above comes from Lacrimispora sp. BS-2. Encoded proteins:
- a CDS encoding hydratase → MVKLYDGGAYLVHGTRLVPEQETLKMAALTGKAADKTEAKKGTIAYSILKEHNTSDNMDHLKLRFDSMASHDITFVGIIQTARASGLEEFPIPYIMTNCHNSLCAVGGTINEDDHVFGLSAAKKYGGIFVPPHIAVIHQYMREMMAGCGRMILGSDSHTRYGALGTMAIGEGGGELVKQLLCDTYDVAYPDVVAIYLTGSPAPSVGPHDVALAIIGAVFKSGYVKNKIMEFVGPGVSSMDTDYRNGVDVMTTETTCLSSIWRTDEDTKSYLNLHGRGEAYKELNPGEVAYYDGVVYVDLSTIRPMIALPFHPSNTYEIDELNENLGDILRTVEKEAARIVGSSKASLSLTEKIVDGKLMVQQGVIAGCAGGNYSNVMAAAHILTGKDCGNDIFNLSVYPSSQPVYMDLVKKGAISELMAAGATVRTAFCGPCFGAGDTPSNNSLSIRHTTRNFPNREGSKPGSGQISCVALMDARSIAATAANGGYLTSAEGYGEDYQVPAYEFDLSSYERRVYQGFGKAQPEVPLIYGPNIKDWPAMSALTENILLRVCSKIMDPVTTTDELIPSGETSSYRSNPLGLAEFTLSRRDPEYVGRSKKVNELEQARKAGTSPLEADQSLEAAFKALTTYLNQPELKAEETAIGSMVYAVKPGDGSAREQAASCQRVLGGLANIAKEYATKRYRSNVMNWGMLPFLLDEQPDFEIGDFIYVPGIRTALDGDMKHIPAYVVKNKEGNPIHEIELHIAEMTPEEREIVKAGCLINYNRNKNKQQ